Within Candidatus Thermoplasmatota archaeon, the genomic segment GACGGAGGAGACTGCCGCGTTGAAGGTTATTGAGAGGGTGGGGCAGGGGAACACCTTCCTCAATGATCCGCACACGGTTCGGAACTTCAGAAGCCAGATGCTCATGAGAAACAAGAAGATGGAGCTGTATGGGGCTACCATGTCGGACAGGATGGTTGCAGATGCGAGGGATGTGGTGAGAAAGACCCTCAAGGAGCATTCAGTGGAACAGTTGGACAAGGACATGCTGGGAAAAGGAAACGGGATTCTCAACGCGTATGCGGAATCGCGAAGGTGAGAAGAGAGATCCGACAGAGATGCATGCATAGGACATGCAGTGAGCCGGATGTGAAATGAGACATCTGGCTAGCTGTCAATCAGGAGGGTTATCGCACCGAGCTGAACTCCTTCTTCCCTGTCTTCTCAGTTTATACTCCGACCGGAATCCAATGTGTTGCCACACTGCGACCCTAGTCGGCCAGCGCCAATTCTTAAGTATGCTTATTCAGATTACTGGGTCAGCTGAAGGGGGAGGACAATGAAGGCAGGTACTGGAAAACGAGGGTTTGTAAGATTAGCTCTAGTCGCTATCTGCGCAATGGTGTTGATCGTTCCGTTGGCAAGCTTCCATGTGAATGCAGCTCCGAAAATTCCACTGGAAGCCCGCAGCACTTGGGACGCCGACATGATAAACAGCGATACCACAGGATACACTGGAAAGGGCGTGTACGTTGCAGTTCTGGACACGGGACTCGCGCCTAACTGGAAAGACTACTTCCCTGCGGATCACATTGCAGCAGATCTTGGAAAAGGCTTCAAAGAAGAGATAAAATGGGACGTGAAGACGCAGACATTCCTGGAAAGCGGAACAGTGCACGAAATAAGCTGGATCGGAAGCACCGGCTCCACTCACGGCACACACGTGACGAGCACAATACTCGGCTACAATTACTATGCGCCAGCCGACGCTGCATCAGGATTGCCGCTATCGCCAGTATTCGTGAAAGGAATAGCACCTGACGTGAAGATCATACCGGTCAGGGTTTTAGCCGACTACTCGATCGGAAAATCGAAGACTGATCCAGTAAACTACACTGACCAGAAGTTCGTCATGGGCACGGATCGTGCAGTAGCAGCGGGCATAAGATATGCTACTGATCTGAAGATAGCAGGTTACAGCCCGATGATAATCACAATGAGCCTCGGAGGACCAGCTCCTGCATCAGTCATGGAAGATGCAATCGATTATGCAATAGCCAACGGCGTAATCGTTGTAGCATCAGCAGGAAACGAGGGAGACGATGGCATGGGCTATCCAGGCGCCTACCCGCAAGTCATATCAGTGGGCGCTTCCGGATGGAAGTACGAATGGTATGCACCCGGCACTGATCCTGTTCCGCCGCTTCCCCGTTACAGACTCTGGTGGCTCCAGGACGCGACCTACGGGTTCAATGAAATCCCCGAGGATCCCTCAGACCTGGTCAATGAGGTCTACATCGCGAACTGGAGCAGCAGAGAGATAGACGACCAGCAGCTTGACGTGGTGGCTCCAGGAAGCTGGGTCAGAGGACCATACCCAGGATATCCAGGCTACTCTCATCTCCCATGGTGGAGCCC encodes:
- a CDS encoding S8 family serine peptidase; its protein translation is MINSDTTGYTGKGVYVAVLDTGLAPNWKDYFPADHIAADLGKGFKEEIKWDVKTQTFLESGTVHEISWIGSTGSTHGTHVTSTILGYNYYAPADAASGLPLSPVFVKGIAPDVKIIPVRVLADYSIGKSKTDPVNYTDQKFVMGTDRAVAAGIRYATDLKIAGYSPMIITMSLGGPAPASVMEDAIDYAIANGVIVVASAGNEGDDGMGYPGAYPQVISVGASGWKYEWYAPGTDPVPPLPRYRLWWLQDATYGFNEIPEDPSDLVNEVYIANWSSREIDDQQLDVVAPGSWVRGPYPGYPGYSHLPWWSPGLGWLAGRNPGNFYYLGGTSMAAPHVTGVAAQMLEKNPALDQGQIETILKDTALDIPAGSMDIWDLIPTQGWYTYSWEANATGSGLVQANAALDEVPAV